TTTGTAAGGCTTTTAAATAGTAAGAAATTTTACATTTTCTCGTCAATAGTTCAGGATTTGGCTAGTCAAAATAAAGCCATGGTTTTTAACGTTTAAGCTTTAAATAAGTATTGATGAAGTTAGGTTTGTCCCCTTTGTGTGGGAGTTTGATGCATTGTTGAGTAAATTTATTTTTACAAATTGTCCGAAATTTATGAGACGAAATCGAATGCGAGCCATCTGCTTTTTGGACTTTAAGCTTTAAATAAGTATTGATGAAGTTAGGTTTAGCCCCATTGTATCGGCGTTTGTAAGGCTTTTAAATAGTAAGAAATTTTACATTTTCTCGTCAATAGTTCAGGATTTGGCTAGTCAAAATAAAGCCATGGTTTTTAACGTTTAAGCTTTAAATAAGTATTGATGAAGTTAGGTTTGTCCCCTTTGTGTGGGAGTTTGATGCATTGTTGAGTAAATTTATTTTTACAAATTGTCCGAAATTTATGGCAGGCGACCTGCACTAGAGTGCTGGAACGCCAGAGCCGAGCCTAGGTCTCGGCTCTTTATGGTATTAAGCGGGGATACCCCGCAACGCCCCGCAATATAGTAGCATCGCTAAAAGCGATGTGTAAATTTAAAAAGGGGGAAGAAAAAAGCATAATGTAACTTAAAAAATACTTAAATATTATGCTTGTATTTTGATTATTTTATTTTATAAGTTATTTTTTTACTACTGAATATTTTAATTATATAATATTTTATTATTTATAGTTTTATTATTTATTAAGTTTATTTTGGATATAATCTTATTATAAAAAGAAAGGATAAGAGATGAAAGCAAACAGCATAATTAACCTACTTAGTCAATACGGAAAGATAAATGGCGATGAAAAGCATATATCGATGCAAAGAAATGGTGTGGTATACGAAGCCATGTTAAACGACACGAACACAACGAACGTAGTTTATGTGACCTACAATAAAGGTGAAAAGACCGAGTTTACATCATTTTATGAGTCACTAAGAGCCATAAAAGATGTTATAGAGCAAAATATAAGAGAAAATAGATAAGGAGTAGAAGATGAGAGAGATATTTATGAGCTATTGCAGGCATGAAATGACGCTAAAGGCGTTAAAAGAATGCAAGTGGTTAGGGGATTTGGATGATGAAAGCGAAGAAGTCATAGCCGAATGTGCTAGGCTTCAAAAGTACATAATTGAGCTAGCAGACGAGTTTGGTTGCGAAATTACAAATAAAGAAGATGTAATTAAGAGCATAGAAGACGAAAAGTCAAATTTACTAGCAAACTTAAATAATTAAGGAGTCTAAAATGCAAAAATTTAAATCAAATGACAGAATAGTCCTAAAAAAGGACATGGATAGACCACTTGATAAAACCGAGTCTATCTATAGAGTAGTAAATTTTTATAAATCAAGAGATGGTGAATATTACTATGAGATGGAATTAGCCGAACCAGCAAGCGATTATCTCAATAACATGGCACTTAACCATGAGTATGTGGAAAAAAACTACATCAATATGGATGAAGTGTATTGGTATTTTGAGAAAAAAGATATTGAAGGTGGCTGGATCAAATATGATGATCGCAGACATACTTTCAAGGAAATAAGAGAAACCTTGGCTAAAAGTGGGTTTCTAGAAAATGTGTATCCGATTTATGCAATAGGTTTTAAATTACCATAAAAGGGACAAGCATGAATAGAGATTATAATAAATTTGAGAGAGCAAATGAAATAATGAATGAGTTAATTAAAGCTCCGCTCCCACTAGAGTCAAGAGAGCTTGCAAATATAAGTGATAGAGAGCTCTCATTTTTAAAAAGCAGTGTTAGGTTGATGGTTGAGTACTTAGACTCCCTTGGGTGCATGATATGGCACGACGACGAAGTAGTGTGTCAGATCGACGAAGAAGAGCAAAGAAGAGCCAGAGTATGATAAAGCTGGTCGAGAAACCAAATAGCCTTATAACGTAAAATTTTATACAATATGTTATAATTTTTCTTAAAAAAGGATTTACAATGAAAGTAAATAAGGTTTTGATAATTGCAGCAATAGCTGGGTTGTTTTTAAGCGGATGTGCAGAGTTTCAACTGCCAAAGGTACAAAAACAAAAGCACGAGTTGAGTGACGAAGAATGTGAAATCATTTTAAAGAAATACAGAAATACCGAACCAAGCACATCAGACGCATATAATAAATTGAAGTATGACGCATATGAATGTAATACTAGGTATAAATCACCTATAGTTATTCCAGACTTTGAAAAATAGAGAGCAAACACATGAAAACTATAACTATTACAGGCGAAAATTTAAACCAACAAATTATCCAAGCCATAAAAAACGCTGTCGCCAAAGCCAGCAATCCAACATATACGATAAAGTATATCAACACATCGAAAGATAAGATCGACAGCGAAGCCTTGCAAGACATTGAAGATGCAAAGCTTGGAGCAAAGCTTTATTCTGAATATTTGGCTAGCGGAAGCAAATCAACCTCATGGGCTGATATAAAGAAAGAAAATGGCTTATAAGATACGATTTAGCGATTATGCTAAAGAGAAGTTTAATGAACTTGACGGCTCGATCAAAAAACCAATTCAAAAGTTTCTTGATCGACTCGAGGAGAGTGATGATCCACGCAGTAGTGGAAAAGGATTAACTGAGAATTTGAGTGGATTATGGAGATATAGAGTAAAAAACTATCGTTTAATATGTTTTATACAAGACGAAGAGCTTATAGTGCTTTTTCTCGATATAAGTAAAAGAGACGAAGTTTATTCTGATAGGAATGTAAAAAGCATTCTAAAGAACGTGCCAACAAAATAACACATTTTTTTAATATTTACTATCTTAATTTTTATAAAAAATTACTTTATTTACTATTTTTAATTTTTATTAATTTTAATTATACGTAGTTTTATTATTGTATATTTTATTATTTTTTTAGCAAACTATCAAACAACAATCAAAGAAATTTTAAAATAGTAGATAATAGCATTTATCTACTACGATCGTTATTTTTTTCATTTTGAGTTTTATCGTACGAAGAGTAAGAATTTAAGCCCATAGCCTCACGCTCAGCTAAAACATCCTTATAAAGCCTACGCTCATTTTTAATCCTAACAAGTCGTTCGTTAGCAGTAGCCTCAAGCATGGATACGCCTTTAAAATACTCTTTTAAAAGAAAATCGTCCTTACTAATTTTTTCAGATTTTAATAGCTTATTTTCAATATATGCAAAGCGTTTTTTACATATATCGGATATAAAATCCTTATTATCATCTAGTCGCTTTTTAAATTCATTTTTCTCAGTATCGCCAAGCTCGGAGTGATGTAAAATATAAAGGCTTTGATCTAAAATTTCAAGTTTTTTATTAAGTTTAAAAAGACTTTCATTGCGACCCAAAAGACGTGTAGCAACTAAGCTATCATCAAAGTATTTTTTAGCATTATCATCACGCCCACGAAGCACAGCAATAGATCGTTTTACCTTTTTAGAAAATAACCAGTCGGCTTTACTAGAGCCTTTGCCGTGCGGATAAATTTTGTTAAAGTTATAACTAAAATTTTCAAGTAATTTAAGGGTATCAGATTGATCCTTGTAGTGAGCCAAATGCATATCATTAATCTGAGTAGCCTTATATGAAAGACTATCAAGCTTCTTAATCTCTTTTATTAAATCCTTGCGTTTTTGAAGTAATATTTTATTATTCTCCTTTAGCTCTTTACCCAGCCTAAAACGTTTTTTGCCCTTTTTCTGAACGTAGAGTAAAAATTGCCTAGTCAGCTCATCATTGGCTTTTTTTAGTAAATCAATCTCATCATTCATAGCCTTAATACGGCTGGAAGTTGCATTATATTCTATCTTATTTTTTTCTTGCATTTGCTCGTAAAATTCTAGTGTTTTATCCTTTGCCGTATAGCTATCCTGCTCAAGGTTGATACTAGATTTTATTTTAGAAAATTCTTTTTTTAAATCCTTATGCATAGCGTTTTTATTTTCGTATTTTAACCCTCTTGCACCAAGCGAATAGGCAAAATCAGTGCGAACTTCGTCGAAAAAATCTTTAATCTCGTCACGAGTATCAAAATGAATTTTGCGCCTAGTCATATCATTACGCTTGTTAAGAACTACATGCACATGTGGGTTGTTTTGATGTGTGTGAAGCACCAAAGCATACTTATGCCCCATAAAATTTCTACTTAAAATTTCACTAACACTATCAACTAAAGCGTTTAGTGTTTTTTCGTCATTGCATGGCTCATTGATTGAGAAAATAAGATGCCAAGCGTCTTTTGAATTTTTATTTGTGCCAAAATCCTTACTCCAATTTTTAATAATTTCGTCACTGCTTACTCTCTCCCCTTTTTCATTGATGGCAGAGCCATCAATTGAGTTATTGAGAGTGTAGTCAATACATCTTTTAATACTTTCACGTGGTAAATTTGAAATCATCTTCACAACAGATTGTTTTGTATTTTTTGAGAAAGAATTTTTAATCGATGAAATATGGCTCGAGCTAAAAGATATATTTTTGTGCTCATTTATTGAATTTTTTGTTCGCCCAGCTCTGATAGTTTTTAAAAATTCATCCCATTGTGCTTCTGTCCTAGCCAAAATAAAAACTCCAACTATTTAAAAGATTTGTAATGATGTTAGTGTAAGTAAAGTTAAAAAAATATAATGCGAGAAGATAGGCAGGATAACCCCTTTTGTATGTCGTTTTCTACACTAAATGCCGATATAATCGGCTTTATAGTGTGATTTTTATTCTTTTTTACAAAAGAATAAAAATAAAAAATAAAATTTCATTTTATTTTTTTAAATAAGAATAGTAATTAAAAAAAGTATTTGTAGAAAATATAAAATATGTAAAATAAAGATGATAAGAAAAATTATATTTATAAGAAAATAAATTAACATAAAATATATAAAATTAAAAATATATAGTCAAAGATACAAAAGATAATTAAAAATAAAAAAATATGGATTTTTTATAAAGCGAGATTTTGTAAAAGAAAAAAATTACAAAAAAAATAAATGAAGTGCCAAAAAAACGTTACTTTAGAAAAATTAAAAAGTAAATAAAAAATTAAAAAAATCTTATATCATATTTCAGAACTCCCATAAAAACATACATCTTAAAAATATTTATACAAAAAGTCCGTTTTTAAAAAATAATATAGTAACGGAAACAAAATAAAATACAAAGGAGTATGGAATGAAAAAAATTCTATCAAAAGCGAAAAAGCTTTTTTATCTGGCAATGTGCTCACCATTGTTTCTTTTTGGATCAGGTGGTGGACAAAATGTACTGAAAACACTTGAGCAAAATGTTAATACTCAAGTAACTGAAGCAGGAAGTAGTCTTGCAAGTGTTCTCAATACGATTATACTCGTTATTGGAATTCTCTGGATAATTGTCCTCATGCTTACAGCACTTTTTAACGTTGAACAAATTAAACAGCACATAAGGTTTGTAATTATCGCATCAATAATCCTAGGAGTTTGCTACGGACTAACTGCCGCAGCAATGTAGATTAAAGCGAGTATAAAATGGTTGTAACTGACTGCTATATGGATTTAACACGAAAAACAAAAATAATGGGGCTAACTACAACAAGCTTACTAATTATCTTTGTAATTGGATTTATCTCATGGTTTATCTTGATTTTGTATTCGTTGGCAGTCGTTGCAGTTTTATATTGCCTTTTTTTTATTTTGGAATTTTTCGATGAAGATATCTATGAGATCATCGGCTCAAATTTTAAAATTTCACAAAGAAAATTTTTTGCATAGGACTAAATAATGGCTCGTGGACTTATAGATGTTTTTAGAGATTGGAAACAAAACAAACAAGACAAGCAAGAGCTTGGAACTGAAACAAAAAAAGAAAAAAATAGCGATATCCGCTCAAAAATAAGTCAATTAAATAGAAAAGCTGACAAAATAATAATGCTTGGCGAACCTGAAATATACACAATGGCAAAAGAGAACAATATCGCATGCAAATACGGCGAAAATGCTATTGTAACAAAAGATGGCAACATAACAATTGCAGTGGAGCTAAAGGGGACAAGCTACGCAGGAATTAGTCTTGACGCTGAAATGGACTATCTTTTAAATCGAATTATGTTTTTTACAACGCTTAAAGATAGCGTAGAAACTAATTTAATTATCAAGAAAACTAAAATCAAGGCTAAAGACTACATCGAAAAAAATATAAATCAATATGCAAATGAAATAATTGAAAAATGGGAAAAAAATCAAGATATTTATTCAATCAAATATTTTTTATTCATATCAACTACAACTAAAAATATAACTGGATTTCTTGAAAGTTTTAAGACAAAAGTAACTAGCGAACAAGACGAAAGAAAAGAAAGCTCAAACTATAAGCAAAAAATGGAGTTGTTAAATAACACACTCTTAAATATTAAAAACCATTTGGCAACGTATCAGCCACGCCAGATGAGTAGTGATGAGATAATTAATTTTTATGCCACATACTCAAACGCACAGGAAACAAATTTAAAATACACAAACGAATTAATTACAGATAGCTATATTAGCTCTTATGTCGAATTTAAAAAAGATTATATCGAATTTTATCGAAATGATGGCACAACAAAATATGCGAGATTTATTAGCGTTAAGGCATACGAAACAGAGCAAATAAAGTCAATCATTACGTCAAATTTAATTAAGAGTGATCATGAGTTTATGACGATGATTTACTTTAAGGCGTATGAAAAACGCAAAGCGATCAAAAAAATAAAAGATACTAGAGTTTTCTCAGTTGAACTAGTCCAACAAGAACTGGATCATTTGATGGAGTTAATCCAAGCAGATAGAGAAAACCTAGTTGAAACGAGCTTTTCTATATATTGCCTAGCCGACAATCTAGCGGAACTGGATAATCGCACAAACGAACTAAAAAATATCCTTGAAAATCAAGGTTTAAATGTTGTTAGAGAAACCATAAACCAAAAGGCACTATATTTTAGCCTCTTCCCAAGTCGTGGAAATTTGAACGCAAGAAAGAAAACCCTAAACATAAGTAACCTAGCTACGATCGCAAATTTTGAAAACGAAGTAACTGGTTTCAACCAAAACGATTGGGGCGACGAAGCAGTTACGACCTTTAAACACTTAAATGGCACACCATTTTTGTTTAACTTTCACTGCCAGCCTGATGGAGATAGACCAGCAGGTCATACAATGATCATAGGCGGAACAGGAACTGGTAAAACAACAACAATTCAGTTCTTAATGACAAACCTCTTTAAATATCCTGTAAGTATTTTTGCAATGGACAAGCTAAGAGGTATGTATTGCTTTACGAACTACATGGACGGCGAATATCATGATAGCGAAAGCGATGGGTTTAAGCTCAATCCATTCAGCCTAGCCGATACAGCAGAGAATAGAGAATTTTTAGCGTCATGGCTAAGCTCAATGGCAGAGCTAAAGCCTGAAGAGCATGATGCAACAAAAGATATTAGAGAAACAATAAATAGGCTTTTTGATAATAAGCAAGCGGATCAAATATTGTCGTTAAGCGATTTTATAGACTCACTGCCAGCTGATAATGAAGCAAGATTAAAAACTAGATTTGGAAATTATAAGGGCTCAATTTTTGATAACAAGGAAGATGCCCTAAATTTCACAAAACAGCTATCAGTTCTAAATATGGATGGAATATTGCCAAACAAAAAGGTATCAGCTCTCACCGCAATGTATGTATTTCACAGACTGAAAAATCAGGCAAAAAATAGCGAAAATATACGTGGCTTTTTTTGTTTTATAGACGAGTTAAAGGACTATCTAAGAGACGAAGTAATGTCAGAGAAAATCCTTGAAGGTATTTTGGAGTGGAGAAAGATAGGCGGTGTTGGATGCTTTGGCTTTCAAAACATAAGCCTATTTAACGGAAATGAGCGTGGCTCATCATTTCTTGACAATATCGCAAATTTTCTTATCTTCCCAACAAACAATGAAGATACGCTAAATCAGCTAAGCGAGATAATAGGACTAACGCCTACGGAAGCTAAATTCTTAAAAGACACTCAATCAAATGCTAGGCAGGTGCTTTTAAACATGAAGCTACGAAACGAGAGCGCAAAACTAAATGTCAATTTGTCAAGCCTAGGAAATTATTTAAGAGTATTCTCGTCAAGCTCAGATAGCGTAAATTTGATAAAAAAATTAAAGACTGAAAGCCCAATACATTGGCGTAAATACTATATAGAACACAAAGAACAAAGGAGCTAAAAATGAAACTAGCAGTAATTGTAACAACGGCTTTAATGATATTTTTAAGCGGATGTGCTGATAAGCCAAGCAAAATAGAAAAAGTAAGCCCTTGCGCTTGCTACGACATCATACAAGTAGGTTAATATGGCATACGAAGACAAAAAAGTAGACCCAAATTTTATTTTTAAGGCGGAGCGAAACATAAAAGCGTATATGTTTTATGTGATCATTGCTTTAACAATAGTTAGCATAAGTTTATCCGTTGCGATAGCACTACTAACGCCTCTTAAAGAGACAAAGCCTGTATTGTTAAAATTTTCAGATGGCGACTCAAGGTTTGTGACAATAGACGATACCAGTCTAAACGTTAGAAACAATGAAGAGCTTTTAAAAAGCATACTTGCAGGATATGTGAAAAATAGAGAGCTAATTAATCGCATAGATGATGCCGAGCGTTACAACGAAATACGTACGCAAAGTAGTAGACAGGTATGGGAAGCGTTCGAAAATTTAGTTAGCGATCCTAATTCAATTTACACTACCAAAAACTACTATAGAGATATAAAAATTCTAAACGTAGCGATTTTAAGCCAAAATGTAGCTACGATAGATTTTCAAGCAGAAATTACAAATCCAACTCGCACTGAAGTTAGCTATAAAAAATATAGAAGTGCAATAGAGTATGACTTCCGTAACCAAACTAGTAATTATGCGGACACAATGAAAAACCCAACAGGCTTTATAGTGAACAAATATCAAGTAACGCAGATAATAGATGAAAAGGATAAGAAATGAAAAATTTAACTAGATTATCTTTAATAGCATTATTTGTTTTAAATTTAAATGCAGCACAAGACCAAGGCGGATTAAGCGAAGAACAAATGAATGAAGTCCGTGCAATTATGCGACAGACACAAGAGCTAGTTAATGAACAGCAAAAAAACGGCTCAATGGGCGAAGATATTTTTAATGACAAAAACAAGGATGTTAATAGCCAAGTTCAATCAAATTTTAAGGTAAAACCATTTGGTATGGGGCAGAACAATCATCCGCAACTAGCAAAATTTAATAATTCTCAACCACAAATGGCGCAAATGCCAGAGCAAGATGGAATGGGTGTGGAGCAATCACAAGATATAAGCAAAGAAGAGCTTGAGCTTATGCAAAATGCCATAAGAAATCAGGACTTAAAAGCACTACAAAACAAATTCCACACTAAAAATTATAGCGGATATGAAAATACACAAACAATAAAATACGTACCAAATAAGACGCATAAAATACGTACTCGCCAAGCAATGGCAACAACGCTTATATTTGATAATGATATAGATAATTTTGTATTGGGTGACCAAACAGGATTTAAAGTAGAGCAAATACCAAGCAAAGCAAATGCGATAGCAATAATCCCACAGCTTATAGGAATTGATACAAGTCTAACTATTTTTACAAGCGATGGAAAAATCCACACATTTTATTTATATTCGACAGATTACAAGAATACGAATGATCCAAGCTTTGTAATTCGCATACAAGACGATGAAGTACAAAAAGCAAAGCAAGCCAAAGCAAAAGATGAAAGCGATAAATATAAAATCATAAAAGATGGCATAGCAGAGCTAAAAGTGCTAAAGAGCGATATATATACTGGCTATACGCAAAAGGCGAAAAAAGAAAATGAATGGCTTTTGTCAGCAGAAATTTTTAGCGACAAGAAATTTACATATTTTAAATATGCCAAAGATGAAATGCCACAAATTCCTACAATTTTTGCGGTTATCGACAAGCAGGACAGCCCAGTAGAAACAAGAGTAATAGGAGATTACATTATAGCCGAAACCATAAATCCAAAATTTACTATTAAAAGTGGCGATAGCTATGTGTGCGTAGAGAGAAAAGAAACGCAAGAAGAAAGAGATAGAAAAGAAATAAGAAAAAACCTAAATACTGATAAAGAAGCAATAAGACAGCACCAAAAAGAAAACAGAAAAACAATAAATGAAGCTAAAGGAATTTAAAATGAAAAAGGGGAATAGACTATTTTTAAGCATAGTTACAATTAGCGTTATATCTGCCCCCCTTTTTGCCACCAATACAGCTACGGCTGAAATATTTGATGACGAAAATATAAGCAAAAAAGCAAAAGACGATAAGATCAGGAATCTGCAAAATCAAACAAATTTAAATCATCTATTCGAAAATTCAAAATTCCCAGTAGATGATTATATTTATAAAGCTGGCAAGAGAGAGCCAAATGAAGATCAGAATTTAACTGAGATTTTAAACAGACTCGAGAAGCTAGGCAACAAGCAACAAAATGCTTTAAATGCACAAAGAAATCAAAATTTGCAAGATCAGACGCCTGAGCAAGATATACAAGAGCAGGAGCAAATGGCACAGCGTGCAAGAGAACAACAAGCCAAGCTTCAAGCCAAACAAGAACAATTGCGACAAGAAATGGCAATAGACAACCAAAGAGCGTATAAAAAACGAATGCAGGAGCTAATGCGAGCGCAAATTTTAGCAAATCGCAATAATGAAGTAAAAAGCGTAAATCAAAACAGCTCAAAATATGGCGTTGATAGCTTTTCAAATCAAAAGCCAGTTGATATAAGCACAAATGAGCATAGGCTGTATCGCACAATTAGAGCTGGCAGACTAATCCCAGCCATATTAACTAGTGCAATAAGCTCGGATTTAAGCGGAATAGTTACGGCTCAAATAGAGCAAGATATATATGCCGCAATGGGGCGAGCCGTATTGATACCACGTGGAAGTAAAGCAATAGGATTTTATACCAACGACACCAAAATCGGAAACGAACGATTAGAAATTAGATGGC
The Campylobacter concisus genome window above contains:
- a CDS encoding type II toxin-antitoxin system RelE family toxin, producing MAYKIRFSDYAKEKFNELDGSIKKPIQKFLDRLEESDDPRSSGKGLTENLSGLWRYRVKNYRLICFIQDEELIVLFLDISKRDEVYSDRNVKSILKNVPTK
- a CDS encoding relaxase/mobilization nuclease domain-containing protein; this encodes MARTEAQWDEFLKTIRAGRTKNSINEHKNISFSSSHISSIKNSFSKNTKQSVVKMISNLPRESIKRCIDYTLNNSIDGSAINEKGERVSSDEIIKNWSKDFGTNKNSKDAWHLIFSINEPCNDEKTLNALVDSVSEILSRNFMGHKYALVLHTHQNNPHVHVVLNKRNDMTRRKIHFDTRDEIKDFFDEVRTDFAYSLGARGLKYENKNAMHKDLKKEFSKIKSSINLEQDSYTAKDKTLEFYEQMQEKNKIEYNATSSRIKAMNDEIDLLKKANDELTRQFLLYVQKKGKKRFRLGKELKENNKILLQKRKDLIKEIKKLDSLSYKATQINDMHLAHYKDQSDTLKLLENFSYNFNKIYPHGKGSSKADWLFSKKVKRSIAVLRGRDDNAKKYFDDSLVATRLLGRNESLFKLNKKLEILDQSLYILHHSELGDTEKNEFKKRLDDNKDFISDICKKRFAYIENKLLKSEKISKDDFLLKEYFKGVSMLEATANERLVRIKNERRLYKDVLAEREAMGLNSYSSYDKTQNEKNNDRSR
- a CDS encoding AAA family ATPase yields the protein MARGLIDVFRDWKQNKQDKQELGTETKKEKNSDIRSKISQLNRKADKIIMLGEPEIYTMAKENNIACKYGENAIVTKDGNITIAVELKGTSYAGISLDAEMDYLLNRIMFFTTLKDSVETNLIIKKTKIKAKDYIEKNINQYANEIIEKWEKNQDIYSIKYFLFISTTTKNITGFLESFKTKVTSEQDERKESSNYKQKMELLNNTLLNIKNHLATYQPRQMSSDEIINFYATYSNAQETNLKYTNELITDSYISSYVEFKKDYIEFYRNDGTTKYARFISVKAYETEQIKSIITSNLIKSDHEFMTMIYFKAYEKRKAIKKIKDTRVFSVELVQQELDHLMELIQADRENLVETSFSIYCLADNLAELDNRTNELKNILENQGLNVVRETINQKALYFSLFPSRGNLNARKKTLNISNLATIANFENEVTGFNQNDWGDEAVTTFKHLNGTPFLFNFHCQPDGDRPAGHTMIIGGTGTGKTTTIQFLMTNLFKYPVSIFAMDKLRGMYCFTNYMDGEYHDSESDGFKLNPFSLADTAENREFLASWLSSMAELKPEEHDATKDIRETINRLFDNKQADQILSLSDFIDSLPADNEARLKTRFGNYKGSIFDNKEDALNFTKQLSVLNMDGILPNKKVSALTAMYVFHRLKNQAKNSENIRGFFCFIDELKDYLRDEVMSEKILEGILEWRKIGGVGCFGFQNISLFNGNERGSSFLDNIANFLIFPTNNEDTLNQLSEIIGLTPTEAKFLKDTQSNARQVLLNMKLRNESAKLNVNLSSLGNYLRVFSSSSDSVNLIKKLKTESPIHWRKYYIEHKEQRS
- a CDS encoding type IV secretion system protein, whose product is MAYEDKKVDPNFIFKAERNIKAYMFYVIIALTIVSISLSVAIALLTPLKETKPVLLKFSDGDSRFVTIDDTSLNVRNNEELLKSILAGYVKNRELINRIDDAERYNEIRTQSSRQVWEAFENLVSDPNSIYTTKNYYRDIKILNVAILSQNVATIDFQAEITNPTRTEVSYKKYRSAIEYDFRNQTSNYADTMKNPTGFIVNKYQVTQIIDEKDKK
- a CDS encoding TrbG/VirB9 family P-type conjugative transfer protein — encoded protein: MKNLTRLSLIALFVLNLNAAQDQGGLSEEQMNEVRAIMRQTQELVNEQQKNGSMGEDIFNDKNKDVNSQVQSNFKVKPFGMGQNNHPQLAKFNNSQPQMAQMPEQDGMGVEQSQDISKEELELMQNAIRNQDLKALQNKFHTKNYSGYENTQTIKYVPNKTHKIRTRQAMATTLIFDNDIDNFVLGDQTGFKVEQIPSKANAIAIIPQLIGIDTSLTIFTSDGKIHTFYLYSTDYKNTNDPSFVIRIQDDEVQKAKQAKAKDESDKYKIIKDGIAELKVLKSDIYTGYTQKAKKENEWLLSAEIFSDKKFTYFKYAKDEMPQIPTIFAVIDKQDSPVETRVIGDYIIAETINPKFTIKSGDSYVCVERKETQEERDRKEIRKNLNTDKEAIRQHQKENRKTINEAKGI
- a CDS encoding DNA type IV secretion system protein ComB10 is translated as MKKGNRLFLSIVTISVISAPLFATNTATAEIFDDENISKKAKDDKIRNLQNQTNLNHLFENSKFPVDDYIYKAGKREPNEDQNLTEILNRLEKLGNKQQNALNAQRNQNLQDQTPEQDIQEQEQMAQRAREQQAKLQAKQEQLRQEMAIDNQRAYKKRMQELMRAQILANRNNEVKSVNQNSSKYGVDSFSNQKPVDISTNEHRLYRTIRAGRLIPAILTSAISSDLSGIVTAQIEQDIYAAMGRAVLIPRGSKAIGFYTNDTKIGNERLEIRWREIITPQGINIMLTDAIVADNMGMTGAVGAVNNKYWERYGIAYSISTITNALLLGIASKINSGNNANNTYVNEIYSNSRSDVSSVVQDIIQQQSQIKPTIEIKSGSRIFLVPTNHMWFAKPKNGEVLMQYFND